The region ACTGGAAAACGGGGAGTATCGATCCATTACGGGTGATCGCAAGGTCGAGCTCAAAGCGAGCGATCATTTACACGTGCAGGGTGACAGCCAGACACATATTGGTCAGTCCATGGTCATCGAGGCTGGGCAGCAAATCTACCTCAAGGCAGGCGCCAGCCTGGTCATCGACGCGGGTGCGCATCTGAGTTTCAAGGCCGGGGGCGAGCACCTGCTGATCCAGGCGGGTGGCATTTTCAGCAGCAGGCCAATTACCGTCGGTGGCTTGCCTCACGTGACCAGGCCAGCGAACCCTTTGTGGGCAGCGGGTGTACCGAATATCTCGGCGGCGCAGGGCGCCATTCTGGACATGGCCCGACAGTTGGGCGCGGACTTCTGCCCGGTGTGTGAGCAATGTCGCGAAGGCCGTTGCACTGTCACGCAGAGGGCCGCGTGATGCCGAGTGAGCCAGGCCAGTGGATGGCCCAACAGCACCAAGCGGGGCGCCGACTGTGCTTGATCCTTGACGGTAACCACGACGCACGCCAATCGCTCTTGGCGGGCCGCAATCTGTCGCAGTATTGCAGCCTGTACGGTGAAACAGCCGTGGCCGAGCTGGCAGCGGCAGGCCCCGTTATTCTGCTGCTGGAGCAGGTGGGTGAGCCCGCGCTGGTCGACCTGTTGCAGTATCCAGAGGCGAACTGGGGCTGGCTGGGCAGCCTGCCCGACGATGACCTGTCTGGCGTGGTCCGACACTGGCGCGACCGCCTGGTAGTAGGGGCGGTTGGAAGCCAGACCCTGTATCGCTTTCAAGATAACCGTACGTTGGCCCGCGCTCTGGTCCATCTGCCGAACGAGCATTGGCCGGCGTTCCTCGGCCCACTGATCAGTGTGTGCTATTGGCACGACGGCCATTGGTGCCAGAGCGAAAACCCGGCGCCCGGCGAGCATTCGATCCCTGTACCTGCACCTTGGTTGAACACGCCCAACCCCCAGGCCGAAGTCATCCTGCACGCCAATATCCTGCGCTACCTGCTGACCGAGCACAGCGAAAGCCTCGCCGCGCTGGTTGAATTCCAAGACCCCCGGGTCTGGCTGGACCAAGTGCTGCAACAAGCCCGTGCCTGGCAATGGCGGGAGCCGCAGCAGCTCGAATTTTTGGTCGTGCACAGGTTGGAAGAGGCGACGCAAAGCAGCGTGATTCGCTGGCAGCCGATGGTGGGCGAGGCGCCAGGTGATCATTTTGAACGGGTGGTGGAGCAGTGGCGAAGGTTGGGAGATACGCATGAGTAGGTTGATACACAGCGTTTGGGTTGCGCTTGGAATGGGATGGCTGTCGGGGTGTGCGGTGGGGCCGGTTGATCGCTTTACGCTGGAGGTGGATTTACCGGCGGATTTTGAACTTAAAACTGCTGCTAATTACCGCCCGGCTACAGGTGAGACCTGCACGTTGCCAGTACGTAGAGGCAAGCGACCAGAGCGGAAGGTCTTTTTTACTGAGTTCAGCCCGGTGGCCAACCGGGTGAGTTATGAGCTGCCGTTAAGCGAAACCATTGAAGGTTGCCCTTCGGTGCTGCACAGCGTTCAGTTCGAGTTTTATGGGAGGTGGGGGAAGCGGGACACGGACGTCGGCAGGGATTTTGGGAGTATCGCTATTCGAGATCGCCTGCCAGATGATTTTCCGACCATGCCCGAATCTGGGGTTCAGGTGTTGCAAGGGCAATGTCGATGGCATTTTCGGACGGTGGGCCCATTGCATGCGATCAGGAAAATTTTGCAATGCCATTCGTTGGATGCAATGGGGCTGCCAGAAAAAACAAAGCCGGGCGGTGGCGCTCAACGTGATCAGATCGAGGGTAAGAAACTCCGATTGGTGCTGACTGTTACCAAGCAAGAGTTACCTGCGTTTAGAGACAGATGGATAGCGGTTCCGAGAGGGTGGAAGCGTTGCAGAGGAACGAGTTTCGAAGACCTGACGGGGGCTTGTGGCGGCTTTACTACAGACTTTAAACCCATACAAATGCCGGATGGGCGCATATGTGATGTCTACCCAACGTGCAATGAATAAGGAGCGAGTTCATGAAACTGGACGCATGGAAGCAACCATTTTTCAGTGGGAAGATGCCCGCTTGCGCATTGAAAGGGCACTGGGTGAGTTTTTCTTTGGTAGATGAAACTGGCAGTGGAAAGGCTTATGGCGGGCTTCCATACACCCTTTACGACAGTACAGGATGCCAGTACGACGGCAGATTGAATGGTGAGGGATTTGCAAGACTACAAGGTTTTTACTGCGGTCCGGTCGTACTCAAATTTGATGGTCTGTATTCCGGGGCGCAAGCACCGTATTACCAACTGCGGACTCGCGTTGCGTACGAGCTACCTATCACCGAACTTCAAATTCGCGCCGAGCAGACCAGGTTTTCTACTAAAGATGGCCGGCGTACCGAAGGTAATCCGGCACAGTCGCAAGCAGACAGGTTTTACCAGGTTGAGGTGCGGGATTTGGTTCGCCATGTCGCCCATCTTCCACCGGTGACGCCTCGAACTCATCGCCCCCAACGCCATGCATTGAAAATGATGGCGGACCTGGGATTTGGACCACCTCAACCTGCCTTGTCAGGGGTGGTGTTATTCCCGAATCAGCACTCTGTACTGGAAGTCAGACCGCTGCGAGCACTGCGTCCGATGCTGTCTATTGAGGACAGCTTCTGCGCGTTGAACCTGTATCAATTGGCTCTGATGTCTACTTTGAGTTACTGCGATTTTGGTCAGCAACCGCCCAAGAAACCTATTGACCATGTGTCCTTCCCGCTGGACCCAACGGTTGGAAATCTGTTTGCTGAAAAACTGTCGCTATTTGAGGACGCCTGGCGAGTTGATCCCGAGCAAGTCCAGCGTTTTTATCCGCTTTATCAAGAGGTTCCTTACTCCCTGCGTTTTGAAATCCTTCCCTTCGATCCGGAGCTATACCCACAGAATCGTCCGGCATTGGAGCATGAGCAGGAGCATCCTGCGCGCTTACATTTTTTCGATGATGAAAAGTTCGGTACTGACACTCAAGCTTTCATCACTCACCATGATGAAATAGTCCTGATCGCTGTGCGAGGTACCGCCAGCGGTGCCGACGCACTACGAGACGCAAATGCCCACCAAGTGCCATTTTCCGAAGGTGTTGGCAACGCCCATGAAGGCTTTTACCAAGCCTATCGAGCGATGCGAGATTTCGTTTTGCACTACCTCGATCTGTTCCACAGCGGCCAGCGTATTGTGATTTGCGGCCACAGCCTGGGAGGCGCCATCGCTTTGCTGCTGGCAGAAGGGCTGCGCCGAGTTCCCGGGTCGCAGTACAACATCCTCCTCTACACCTATGGCGCGCCCCGCGCCGCCGATTCGGAATTCGCTGACGGTGCCTCATCCCTGATCCACCATCGCATCGTCAACCACAACGACCCGGTCCCCAGTGTCCCCGCCACGTGGATGAACACCACCACCAAACTGTGGGTCCCGGGCGCCGTCACGCTCTTCAGTGCTCCCGCAGCAGGCGGCCTGCTGTTTGCGGCAGGCCTGGTACGCGTGGGGGGCAATCCTTACCAGCATCACGGCGAACAACAGCACTTCATGCCGATCAAACTGCCGGACGGTACGCACTCCTCGGTGTTATGGACGCCCGGCTGTGAATCCATCCTGGAGGCCGGCTGTAACCGTGCGGTGCAACTGCATGGCGATATGCCGGGCCGCGACAACCTGTTGAAACAACTGTTCCAGGCGAACCAGCATTTCATGACCGCCAGCTACATCCCGGCAGCCTGGGCCACCTTGCGTCGCTGGCAACAAACCCTGGATAGCCAGGGGCCTTTGGTCACGCCAAGAGAGTTTGAGTTACTCGACCTTGCGCTAGAAACCATGACTCGACAGTTGCGCAACAAGAACCGCGAACTTGAGCGTCGCCGCCCTGCGAACCAGCGCGGCTGTGGACATGAACACAACCAGGCACTCAACGCAGAAATTGACCGCCTGCACACCAGCCGTCGCCGTCTGGAATCCTTGCGTTGGCGCCGCCTGGAAGCGCGTGACGTGTATGGAAGTCACGCTCAATCCAGCCAGTTGCAGCCCAGCCTG is a window of Pseudomonas antarctica DNA encoding:
- a CDS encoding DUF4123 domain-containing protein; translated protein: MPSEPGQWMAQQHQAGRRLCLILDGNHDARQSLLAGRNLSQYCSLYGETAVAELAAAGPVILLLEQVGEPALVDLLQYPEANWGWLGSLPDDDLSGVVRHWRDRLVVGAVGSQTLYRFQDNRTLARALVHLPNEHWPAFLGPLISVCYWHDGHWCQSENPAPGEHSIPVPAPWLNTPNPQAEVILHANILRYLLTEHSESLAALVEFQDPRVWLDQVLQQARAWQWREPQQLEFLVVHRLEEATQSSVIRWQPMVGEAPGDHFERVVEQWRRLGDTHE
- a CDS encoding lipase family protein, which produces MKLDAWKQPFFSGKMPACALKGHWVSFSLVDETGSGKAYGGLPYTLYDSTGCQYDGRLNGEGFARLQGFYCGPVVLKFDGLYSGAQAPYYQLRTRVAYELPITELQIRAEQTRFSTKDGRRTEGNPAQSQADRFYQVEVRDLVRHVAHLPPVTPRTHRPQRHALKMMADLGFGPPQPALSGVVLFPNQHSVLEVRPLRALRPMLSIEDSFCALNLYQLALMSTLSYCDFGQQPPKKPIDHVSFPLDPTVGNLFAEKLSLFEDAWRVDPEQVQRFYPLYQEVPYSLRFEILPFDPELYPQNRPALEHEQEHPARLHFFDDEKFGTDTQAFITHHDEIVLIAVRGTASGADALRDANAHQVPFSEGVGNAHEGFYQAYRAMRDFVLHYLDLFHSGQRIVICGHSLGGAIALLLAEGLRRVPGSQYNILLYTYGAPRAADSEFADGASSLIHHRIVNHNDPVPSVPATWMNTTTKLWVPGAVTLFSAPAAGGLLFAAGLVRVGGNPYQHHGEQQHFMPIKLPDGTHSSVLWTPGCESILEAGCNRAVQLHGDMPGRDNLLKQLFQANQHFMTASYIPAAWATLRRWQQTLDSQGPLVTPREFELLDLALETMTRQLRNKNRELERRRPANQRGCGHEHNQALNAEIDRLHTSRRRLESLRWRRLEARDVYGSHAQSSQLQPSLKRWFSHRENRELAQIASIPAPIQSSPLNPQPLDIDSIV